DNA sequence from the Rhodospirillaceae bacterium genome:
ATAATTTCACGGTAGATAGTGCGATACCCCTGGCCGCCGTCCATATCGAAAAAGGCCAATTTCTGGCGCGCCTTGGCGAGGGCCGTTTGGCCAACTTCATCACGCTCATTGATGCTGACGCCCTGATGTAAAAGGATTTTGACAATATCCAGGCTTGCCCCGTCGGTTGCCGTGATGAGGGGTGTTTGTTTAAGCGCATCGCGGCAATTCAGGTCGGCGCCATGATCCAGAAGTTCTGAAAGCTCGTCGGGTTCGTCGAGAAAGGCAGCGGCGTGCAAATCAGCGCAAGTGGCATGATGGGCCATGGCTGCATTCGGGGTGAGTAAACTCCCAGCTAAAAACAGAGCACTCATAAACCTGTTGTTGATAAACATGGGTAAACGATATAGCGATGATAGCGCGCTGGCAAATCACGAAGAGATGAAGACCCGGAGCACGCCTTTTTATCCTCTTCTTTTGGTCAACGTCGATGCAGCAGCCCAACACTTATAGCCGCGGAATTATGATGTCCGGTGCAGGAATGATCCTCCTTAGTCCTGATGGCCTGTTGTTGCGTCTGGTCGGCGATGCATCCACATGGACCGTACTTTTTTACCGCACAGCCTTTACGGCCTTAACCATGGCCATCATTCTGATGATAAGGGAACGCCAGGACTTTTCCGCAATTTGGCGCGGTTTTGGTCGTGCCGGATGGATTTCTACCTTTCTTATGGCGGCCAGCAGCCTGTCTTTTGTCGGCGCTATTTCCAATACGTCTGTCGCCAATACCCTGGTTTTGGTGGCGACGATGCCCTTTTTCAGTGCTGTCCTCGGCTGGATTTTGATCGGCGAAACCGTCAAACCCCGAACCTGGATTTCGATCTTGCTCGCCCTTGGCGGTATCGGGATTATTTTTTCAGGCTCATTTGGTGGTGGAAACTTGAGCGGGGATTTGATGGCCATTGGCACGGCTTTCCTGCAGGGCCTGAACCTGATCGTCATAAGAAAGGCAAAAGATAGATCCGTGACCATGCCGGCGCTCTGCTTATCGGGCATCCTCGCCGCCCTGGTCGTCCTGCCCCTGTCCCAGCCAATGACTGTTTCAACACCCGACTTCATGCTTTTAATGTTGATGGGGCTTTTTGTGGTTCCGGTTTCGCTGGTTCTTTTCCTGAGTGGAGCCAGATACGCCCCGGCTGCTGAAATCGCCCTGTTGTCGCTGGTCGAAACCGTTCTTGGCCCCTTCTGGGCCTGGCTTGGTGTGGGGGAAGAACCAACCATAAACGCCATAATCGGTGGTGCTGTCGTTATCGTTGCCGTGGCAATGAATGCCCTGATAGGAATGCGGAACAGCCATCGTGCCGGGTAATAACAATAAAGATCAGGGATTTGCTGGCGGCGTGGCGGCACTAACGTCCTTTAGCGTTTTGGGCACTTATCCGCTTTATTTCAAGATGTTTTCCCATATTTCGGCTTTTGAAGTATTGGCTCATCGTATTTTGTGGACCGTTGTCCTGCTTGGGTTGTTTATCCTGTTGAGCCGTCGCGTCCAACATGTTCGGGCTGTTTTGGCCAACAGGAAGCTTCTCGTAACACTGTTGTTAAGTTCCCTGCTGGTGTCTCTCAATTGGCTGGTTTTTATCTGGGCTGTCACCCACGATATGGTGCTTGAATCAAGTTTGGGTTATTTCATCAACCCGTTGTTCAGCGTCGCCCTTGGCATGATATTCCTGAAAGAAAAACTACGCTTTTGGCAATGGATCGCCGTCGGCCTGTCGGTGGTCGGGGTCGCCAACCTTATCGGCCAACTGGGCACAGTGCCCTGGATTGCGCTATCGGTCGCCTTTTTATTCGGCTTTTACGGGTTGATACGGAAAGTCGCTGTCGTTGACGCCTTTAGCGGACTTTTCATCGAGACGACGCTCATTTTGCCGCCCATTCTGGCCTACCTGATCTACATCGGCGTACAGGGTACAGGCTCTTTTGGTTCTTCGGATTTAACATTCGATGTTTTGCTGATACTCCTGGGCGCGATGACAGCAATACCGTTGATTCTGTTCGCCACTGCGGCAAGAAGACTACGCCTGTCGACGCTTGGGTTCTTCCAGTATATCGCCCCAAGCGCTCATTTTATGTTTGCGGTGTTCCTCTATAACGAACCCTTCACCTTCGCCCACCAGATAACCTTCGGCATGATCTGGACGGCCCTGGCGATTTACACGCTTGATACCATCGTCGCCCGCCGCAAAACTTAAATCACCTGACATCACGGGCACTGCGCCCGACAATATTCTCATAGACTTCGGCGTCGCTGGCCCCTTCCGAACCGATAATCAGAACCCGTGAGCCCTGATTAATGCCAAGCGCGTCAG
Encoded proteins:
- a CDS encoding ankyrin repeat domain-containing protein: MAHHATCADLHAAAFLDEPDELSELLDHGADLNCRDALKQTPLITATDGASLDIVKILLHQGVSINERDEVGQTALAKARQKLAFFDMDGGQGYRTIYREIIDRLEQAGARE
- a CDS encoding DMT family transporter translates to MMSGAGMILLSPDGLLLRLVGDASTWTVLFYRTAFTALTMAIILMIRERQDFSAIWRGFGRAGWISTFLMAASSLSFVGAISNTSVANTLVLVATMPFFSAVLGWILIGETVKPRTWISILLALGGIGIIFSGSFGGGNLSGDLMAIGTAFLQGLNLIVIRKAKDRSVTMPALCLSGILAALVVLPLSQPMTVSTPDFMLLMLMGLFVVPVSLVLFLSGARYAPAAEIALLSLVETVLGPFWAWLGVGEEPTINAIIGGAVVIVAVAMNALIGMRNSHRAG
- the rarD gene encoding EamA family transporter RarD, with amino-acid sequence MVPGNNNKDQGFAGGVAALTSFSVLGTYPLYFKMFSHISAFEVLAHRILWTVVLLGLFILLSRRVQHVRAVLANRKLLVTLLLSSLLVSLNWLVFIWAVTHDMVLESSLGYFINPLFSVALGMIFLKEKLRFWQWIAVGLSVVGVANLIGQLGTVPWIALSVAFLFGFYGLIRKVAVVDAFSGLFIETTLILPPILAYLIYIGVQGTGSFGSSDLTFDVLLILLGAMTAIPLILFATAARRLRLSTLGFFQYIAPSAHFMFAVFLYNEPFTFAHQITFGMIWTALAIYTLDTIVARRKT